AGTCCTCAAGGACGAGTATGGTATTGAGCCTGCTGCTGCAGCTGTAGCTGTAGCTGCTGGTCCTGCTGCTGGTGGTGCAGCTGCAGCTGAGGAGAAGTCTACATTCGACGTAGTCCTCGCTGAGGTTGGTGGCGCTAAGCTCCAGGTTGTAAAGGCTGTTAAGGAGGCTTGTGGTCTCGGTTTGAAAGAGGCTAAGGATCTCGTAGACGGTGCTCCTTCTACAATCAAGGAAGGTGTAGCTAAGGACGAGGCTGAGAACCTTAAGAAGGCTATCGAAGAGGCCGGTGCTAAGGTAGAG
This Segatella copri DSM 18205 DNA region includes the following protein-coding sequences:
- the rplL gene encoding 50S ribosomal protein L7/L12 — its product is MADIKAIAEELVNLTVKEVNELATVLKDEYGIEPAAAAVAVAAGPAAGGAAAAEEKSTFDVVLAEVGGAKLQVVKAVKEACGLGLKEAKDLVDGAPSTIKEGVAKDEAENLKKAIEEAGAKVELK